One window from the genome of Pseudoliparis swirei isolate HS2019 ecotype Mariana Trench chromosome 24, NWPU_hadal_v1, whole genome shotgun sequence encodes:
- the LOC130190640 gene encoding neuronal pentraxin-1-like: protein MDGFSGKLFFLSCALAARSFAQDFGQTQFICTSVPKDMDLCAAATMQSSGPAEDLKTTVLQLRETVLQQKETIMNQKETIRELTAKLSRCESQSLPGPGGRRPGAKNTMGDVSRGTADTLTQLGNTLQTLKQRLENLEQYSRANSTRPANSLKDLLQNKMDDMEKQVLTRVNSVEEARPAARNHTDQRNRVESTLTTLHHRITDLEKGKDSRPSDTFQLTFPLRTNYMYAKAKKSLPEMYSFSVCLWLKSNASPGVGTPFSYAVPGQANELVLIEWGNNPMEILINDKVAKLPFLINDGKWHHLCITWTTRDGVWEAFQDGVLRGSGENLAPYHPIKPEGVLVLGQEQDTLGGGFDATQAFVGELANLNIWNRKLSGTEIYSLATCSGKPAGGGVFSWTEGSVETFGGATKWTFEPCRSLN, encoded by the exons ATGGACGGATTCTCGGGGAAACTTTTCTTCCTCTCGTGCGCGCTGGCGGCGCGGAGCTTTGCGCAGGACTTCGGACAGACGCAGTTTATTTGCACGTCGGTGCCCAAGGATATGGACCTGTGCGCCGCGGCCACGATGCAGAGCAGCGGGCCGGCGGAGGACCTGAAGACCACCGTGCTGCAGCTGCGCGAGACCGTgctgcagcagaaggagaccatCATGAACCAGAAGGAGACCATCCGGGAACTCACGGCCAAGTTGAGCCGCTGCGAGAGCCAGAGCCTCCCGGGGCCCGGCGGGAGGCGACCCGGCGCCAAGAACACGATGGGGGACGTATCGCGCGGCACCGCGGACACGCTGACCCAGCTGGGCAACACGTTGCAGACCCTGAAGCAGCGGCTGGAGAACCTCGAG CAGTACAGCCGGGCCAACAGCACCAGGCCGGCCAACAGCCTGAAAGATCTCCTCCAGAACAAGATGGACGACATGGAGAAGCAGGTTCTGACCCGGGTCAACAGCGTGGAGGAGGCCCGGCCCGCCGCCAGGAACCACACCGACCAGCGGAACCGGGTGGAGTCCACGCTCACCACGCTGCACCACCGGATCACCGACCTGGAGAAAG GTAAAGACAGCCGGCCGTCAGACACCTTCCAGCTCACCTTCCCCCTGAGGACCAACTACATGTACGCCAAGGCCAAGAAGAGCCTCCCCGAGATGTACTCCTTCAGCGTGTGTCTGTGGCTCAAGTCCAACGCCTCGCCCGGCGTGGGGACGCCGTTCTCCTACGCCGTGCCGGGCCAGGCCAACGAGCTGGTGCTCATCGAGTGGGGCAACAACCCCATGGAGATCCTCATCAACGACAAG GTCGCCAAGCTGCCGTTCCTCATCAACGACGGGAAGTGGCATCACCTCTGCATCACCTGGACGACCCGCGACGGCGTGTGGGAGGCCTTCCAGGACGGCGTGCTGCGCGGCAGCGGGGAGAACCTGGCCCCGTACCACCCCATCAAGCCAGAGGGGGTGCTGGTCCTGGGGCAGGAGCAG GACACGCTGGGCGGCGGTTTCGACGCCACGCAGGCGTTCGTCGGCGAGCTCGCCAACCTGAACATCTGGAACAGGAAGCTCTCCGGCACGGAGATCTACAGCCTGGCGACCTGCAGCGGCAAGCCGGCGGGCGGCGGCGTGTTCTCCTGGACGGAGGGCAGCGTGGAGACGTTCGGCGGCGCCACCAAGTGGACCTTTGAGCCGTGCCGCTCGCTCAACTGA